CGCGCTCGCGCCCGGCCAGGTGGTCGCGACGGGCATCCCGCGCGACGCCGAGCTCTCGGTGACGGTGGGCGGGCGCACGCGATTCCGCGGCAGCGCGGGCCGCGTCGGCCGCAAGCTCGCCGTGCGCCTGCTCGACCAGATCGCCCCGCCCGAGAATCTGAACGACGACGACACCGAATAGCGCCTTCCGCTCCCCGCTCCCACCTGTCCCGAGTATGAATCCCGCAGAAATCGACGCGCTGGTCGCGAGCGTGCAGGCCGCGAAGGCGACCGGCCAGCCGGTGCCGACGTCGGACGACGCCGACGGCACGTACAGCCCCGCATCGGATTTCGGCGCCGACTTCGGTGCCGCGCTCGGCGGCTCGACGGAAGTGCCGCTCGGCATGCTGCTCGACCTGTCGCTGCCGGTGTCGATCGAGCTCGGTCGCACGAGCATGACGGTGCAGGAGATCCTGCGCCTCGGCCGCGGCGCGGTCATCCAGCTCGACCGCCTCGCCGGCGAGCCGATCGACATCTACGTCGGCGATCGCAAGTTCGCGGAGGGCGAGGTCGTGGTGCTCGGCGAGCACTTCGGCGTGCGCATCAGCCGCATCTTCGCGGCGACCGGCGCCGTGCCCGCGTCCGCCGCCTGACCGCCGGACCACTCCGATGACCGCGAGCGCCACCCTCGGCGTCTTCGTCGCGTTAGGCGCCGTCCTCACGCTGCTCCTCGTCGCGCTGCGGCTGCTGAAGCGATTCAGCCCCACGCTCGGCGGCGCGCGGAACCGCCTCCCGATGGAGGTGGTGCAGCGGCTGCCGCTCGGCCCGAAGCAGTCGATCGTCGTCGTGCGCGTCGGCGAGAAGGTGCTGACGATGGCGGTGAGCGACGGCGGCATCCGGCAGCTCGTGGAGCTGGACGGCGACGACCGCGCCGCGGTGCTCGCGTCGTCGTCGACGCCGGTGCCGTTCGAGAGCTCGCGCTCGGCGTCGTCGGGCGTGGTCGCGGCGCTCACGGCGCATCCGGAGCTGCTCGGCCTCCCCGGCGCGGCATGGCTGCGCACGACGCTGGCCCGCCGTGCCGCGGCCGCGCGGTCGGCGCCTGACGCGTCGGCCGACGGCGTCGGCGAGGCGTCGGGGGCCGGGTCGGCCACCGGGTCGGCCGGCGCAGCCGACGACGCGGCGCCGTCGTGGCTCGCGGCGATCTCGACGCCCCCGGGGGGCGTGTCGCGGATCATGCTCGACGTCTCGGCGCCCGCGGCTCCGGCGCGCGCCGCGTCTCCGGCCGGCGCCGACGCGTTCCGCTCGATGCTCGGCATGGCGCTCTCCTCGGCCACGAAGCTCGCGCTCGTCGGCGCGGTGCTCGGCGCGCTCGCCTGGACGCCGTCGCGCGCCGCCGCGCAGGCGCGTCCCGACAGCGCTGCGCCCAACACGCCTAACGCGCCTAACGTCACCGCCGCACCCGCTCCCGCCGCACCCGCTTCCGCCGCTACGGCTCTTCCAGTCCTTCCCGCCGCGACCCGGGCGGCCCTGTACCAGAACGCGCTGCGCCAGGCCGCTCCCGCGCGGCTCGGTCGCGGACGCGACACGCAGGCGCCGGCGGGGCCCGGCGGCCAGCGCACCGGCCCCGCGCCGATGGCGCCGGGTGCGTCGGCGCCCCGTGGCGCGCCGGCGAGCGCGGACACGATGATCGCCCGCCTCGCCCCACAGCTCGATCTGCGCGTCGCCGGCGGCAAGGGCGACGGCCTGCGGCTGAGCGGCACGGTCGGCATCGTCGTCATGATGGGCGTGCTCACGCTGCTGCCGACGCTCGTGCTCATGATGACGGGCTTCACGCGCATCCTCATCGTGCTGCACTTCCTGAAGCAGGCCCTCGGCACGCAGAACGCGCCGCCGAATCACCTCGTCGCCGCGCTCGCGCTGCTGCTCACGGGGTTCGTCATGGGCCCCACGC
This DNA window, taken from Gemmatirosa kalamazoonensis, encodes the following:
- the fliN gene encoding flagellar motor switch protein FliN; translated protein: MNPAEIDALVASVQAAKATGQPVPTSDDADGTYSPASDFGADFGAALGGSTEVPLGMLLDLSLPVSIELGRTSMTVQEILRLGRGAVIQLDRLAGEPIDIYVGDRKFAEGEVVVLGEHFGVRISRIFAATGAVPASAA
- the fliP gene encoding flagellar type III secretion system pore protein FliP (The bacterial flagellar biogenesis protein FliP forms a type III secretion system (T3SS)-type pore required for flagellar assembly.), with amino-acid sequence MTASATLGVFVALGAVLTLLLVALRLLKRFSPTLGGARNRLPMEVVQRLPLGPKQSIVVVRVGEKVLTMAVSDGGIRQLVELDGDDRAAVLASSSTPVPFESSRSASSGVVAALTAHPELLGLPGAAWLRTTLARRAAAARSAPDASADGVGEASGAGSATGSAGAADDAAPSWLAAISTPPGGVSRIMLDVSAPAAPARAASPAGADAFRSMLGMALSSATKLALVGAVLGALAWTPSRAAAQARPDSAAPNTPNAPNVTAAPAPAAPASAATALPVLPAATRAALYQNALRQAAPARLGRGRDTQAPAGPGGQRTGPAPMAPGASAPRGAPASADTMIARLAPQLDLRVAGGKGDGLRLSGTVGIVVMMGVLTLLPTLVLMMTGFTRILIVLHFLKQALGTQNAPPNHLVAALALLLTGFVMGPTLSTVNQTALQPWLAGKIEQAEMMQVGVRPFREFMLRQTRERDLQTFVEMSHVEQAPKTVEEVPLVVVMSAFVTSELRTAFQLGFALFLPFIIIDLVVSSVLMSMGMMMLPPAMIALPCKLLLFVLVDGWTLVIQSVVQSFK